One genomic segment of Streptomyces niveus includes these proteins:
- the gnd gene encoding phosphogluconate dehydrogenase (NAD(+)-dependent, decarboxylating), giving the protein MELGLVGLGKMGGNMRERIRRAGHTVIGYDRNADVADVHSLEELVSKLKGPRVVWVMVPSGAATQSTIDELAGLLSPGDVVVDGGNSRWTDDEKHAVELGIKGIGFVDCGVSGGVWGLKNGYALMYGGDAEHVAKVQPIFDALKPEGDRGSVHAGKVGAGHFAKMVHNGIEYAMMQAYAEGWELLEKVDSVTDVREVFRSWQDGTVIRSWLLDLAVNALDGDEHLDALRGYADDSGEGRWTVEAAIDHAVPLPAITASLFARFASRQDDSPQMKMVAALRNQFGGHAVEQADESTPGKPGKPVKPAGPKNK; this is encoded by the coding sequence ATGGAGCTCGGTCTCGTCGGCCTCGGCAAGATGGGCGGCAACATGCGCGAGCGCATCCGCCGCGCAGGCCACACCGTCATCGGATACGACCGGAACGCGGACGTCGCGGACGTCCACAGCCTCGAAGAGCTGGTGAGCAAGCTCAAGGGCCCCCGCGTCGTCTGGGTGATGGTCCCCTCCGGTGCGGCGACGCAGTCCACGATCGACGAGCTGGCGGGGCTGCTGTCCCCCGGCGACGTGGTCGTCGACGGCGGCAACTCGCGCTGGACGGACGACGAGAAGCACGCCGTGGAGCTCGGCATCAAGGGCATCGGCTTCGTCGACTGCGGTGTCTCCGGCGGTGTCTGGGGCCTCAAGAACGGCTACGCGCTGATGTACGGCGGCGACGCCGAGCACGTGGCGAAGGTCCAGCCGATCTTCGACGCCCTCAAGCCCGAGGGCGACCGCGGCTCGGTCCACGCGGGCAAGGTCGGCGCCGGCCACTTCGCCAAGATGGTCCACAACGGCATCGAGTACGCCATGATGCAGGCCTACGCCGAGGGCTGGGAGCTGCTGGAGAAGGTCGACTCGGTCACCGACGTCCGCGAGGTCTTCCGCTCCTGGCAGGACGGCACGGTCATCCGTTCCTGGCTGCTGGACCTGGCGGTCAACGCGCTGGACGGCGACGAGCACCTGGACGCCCTCCGTGGCTACGCCGACGACTCCGGCGAGGGCCGGTGGACGGTCGAGGCGGCCATCGACCACGCGGTGCCGCTGCCCGCGATCACGGCGTCGCTGTTCGCCCGGTTCGCGTCCCGGCAGGACGACTCGCCGCAGATGAAGATGGTCGCCGCGCTGCGCAACCAGTTCGGTGGCCACGCGGTCGAGCAGGCGGACGAGAGCACGCCGGGCAAGCCCGGTAAGCCCGTCAAGCCGGCCGGTCCCAAGAACAA